In Candidatus Hydrogenedentota bacterium, the following proteins share a genomic window:
- a CDS encoding DoxX family protein: MPDQHRRLSRSVNVFFLAGALTLMRVFIGWHFLYEGLAKLTAEKWTAGGYLAGARGPFAEFYHRLAADPALLRAVDLLNIWGLTLLGAALMLGVFTRLTCLLGAVLLGFYYFAYPPFAGFDFGMPAEGQYLVVSKTVIEFAALLLLLVAGSRRQWGLDRLLRLLFRRQAAEPETVAPEPASQDAAPVKTRREVLAGLASLPMAGAFACVWARNREQEAVDAMTGATIVLRSSSLAELKGTLPKGRIGNLEVSRIILGNNLIGGWAHARDLIYAPDLFKAYNDDRKVFETLAVAEQAGITMMNIVNAQYPLFHKYQRLFGGKLQTICQTFPKEDDLFTDIDQSIDNGVATPYLQGAVCDRFVKAGRLDIIAECLEHIRKQGYPAGIGSHSIEVPVQCQAAGIIPDYYVKTCHHDRYWSATPREYRQEFTVDGMPSPDHNKFHDNMFDLFPERTIEVMNGIEAPWIAFKVLAGGAIHPKDGFRYAFDNGADFLFVGMFDFQIVEDVNIAIDVLQDTKDRQRPWHG, encoded by the coding sequence ATGCCGGACCAGCACAGGCGCCTGTCCCGTTCCGTAAACGTATTCTTCCTCGCGGGCGCGCTTACCCTGATGCGCGTGTTCATCGGCTGGCATTTTCTGTACGAGGGTCTCGCAAAACTCACTGCGGAGAAATGGACCGCGGGCGGGTACTTGGCGGGCGCCCGGGGGCCGTTCGCCGAGTTCTACCACCGGCTCGCCGCGGACCCAGCCCTGTTGCGGGCGGTCGACCTTTTGAATATCTGGGGGTTGACCCTGCTGGGCGCGGCCCTGATGCTGGGCGTGTTCACGCGGCTTACGTGCCTGCTCGGCGCCGTGTTGCTCGGATTCTACTATTTCGCGTATCCGCCTTTCGCCGGGTTTGATTTCGGTATGCCCGCCGAAGGCCAGTATCTGGTCGTCAGCAAGACCGTGATCGAATTTGCGGCGCTGCTCCTTCTGCTGGTCGCCGGCAGCCGCCGCCAGTGGGGCCTCGACCGGCTCCTCCGCCTGCTGTTCCGCCGGCAAGCCGCGGAACCCGAGACCGTCGCGCCCGAACCTGCTTCACAGGACGCCGCGCCCGTCAAGACACGGCGCGAGGTGCTCGCGGGCCTGGCTTCGCTGCCCATGGCGGGCGCGTTCGCCTGCGTGTGGGCGCGCAACCGGGAGCAGGAGGCCGTCGACGCCATGACGGGCGCGACCATCGTGCTTCGCTCGAGTTCTCTCGCCGAATTGAAGGGGACACTGCCCAAGGGCAGGATCGGCAACCTCGAGGTCAGCCGGATCATCCTGGGTAACAATCTGATCGGCGGCTGGGCCCATGCGCGCGACCTGATCTACGCCCCGGACCTGTTCAAAGCCTACAACGACGACCGCAAGGTCTTCGAGACGCTCGCCGTCGCGGAACAGGCGGGAATTACGATGATGAACATTGTCAACGCGCAGTATCCGCTCTTTCACAAGTACCAGCGGCTCTTCGGCGGCAAATTGCAGACCATCTGCCAGACCTTCCCCAAGGAAGACGACTTGTTCACGGACATCGATCAGTCGATCGACAACGGCGTGGCCACGCCGTATCTCCAGGGCGCGGTTTGCGACCGCTTCGTCAAGGCGGGCAGGCTCGACATCATCGCCGAGTGTCTCGAACACATCCGGAAACAGGGCTACCCGGCGGGCATCGGTTCCCACTCCATCGAGGTGCCGGTCCAATGTCAGGCGGCGGGCATCATCCCCGATTACTATGTTAAGACATGCCATCACGACCGCTACTGGTCCGCCACCCCGCGCGAATATCGCCAGGAATTCACCGTCGACGGCATGCCAAGCCCGGACCACAACAAGTTTCACGACAACATGTTTGATCTGTTCCCCGAGCGGACCATCGAGGTCATGAACGGCATCGAGGCGCCCTGGATCGCGTTCAAGGTGCTCGCGGGCGGGGCGATACACCCGAAAGACGGGTTCCGCTATGCATTCGACAACGGCGCGGACTTTCTCTTCGTCGGCATGTTCGATTTTCAGATTGTCGAGGATGTCAACATCGCCATCGATGTCCTGCAGGACACCAAGGACCGCCAGCGGCCGTGGCACGGATGA
- a CDS encoding Gfo/Idh/MocA family oxidoreductase — MPGTMSRRGFVKSSLAAAVAAQAAGSRIYGANERIRLGFIGAANRGGQLIAATRPHEDAEIVAVCDVYRPAREQWLDKLPGKIDLYNDYREMLDRDDIDAVVIATPDHWHALQTVDACEAGKDVYIEKPLSMTIHEGRCMIEAARRNQRVVQVGLQRRSGALFRQMAAFVQGGGLGKVTVAHCHRLNNMTPAGMGKARPSDPPDGLDWDLWLGPRALRPYQDNITPYKFRWWKEYSSQIGNWGVHYFDLLRWVLGEEAPVSVVALGGKYAVDDDRTIPDTMQVVYEFASGRLLMFGQYEANGAPAFLKGSDIELRGALGTLYGGDRSYEVVPERGGQFQDDAPRLEPLKQAAPDQGADVTTLHMRNFLDCVKSREKPLADVEEGHKSVVFAHLGNIALETRSRIDWDPQAERIVNNEAANALLHYEYRSPWTLR, encoded by the coding sequence ATGCCGGGCACGATGTCGCGCAGGGGGTTTGTGAAATCGTCGCTTGCTGCCGCCGTGGCCGCGCAGGCGGCAGGCAGCCGGATCTATGGGGCCAACGAGCGCATCCGGCTCGGTTTCATCGGCGCGGCGAACCGCGGCGGCCAGCTTATCGCCGCCACGCGCCCGCACGAAGACGCCGAGATTGTGGCCGTGTGCGATGTGTACCGCCCCGCGCGGGAGCAATGGCTGGACAAGCTGCCGGGCAAGATTGACCTGTACAACGACTATCGCGAGATGCTCGACCGCGACGATATCGACGCGGTCGTCATCGCAACGCCGGACCACTGGCATGCTTTGCAGACGGTCGACGCGTGCGAGGCAGGAAAGGACGTCTATATCGAGAAACCCCTCTCGATGACGATCCACGAGGGGCGGTGCATGATCGAGGCGGCGCGCCGGAACCAGCGCGTCGTGCAGGTGGGGTTGCAGCGGCGTTCCGGCGCGCTGTTTCGGCAAATGGCGGCATTCGTGCAGGGCGGCGGGCTCGGCAAGGTGACGGTGGCGCACTGTCACCGGCTCAACAACATGACGCCCGCCGGCATGGGCAAGGCCCGGCCTTCCGACCCGCCCGACGGCCTCGACTGGGACTTGTGGCTCGGCCCGCGGGCGCTCCGGCCCTACCAGGACAATATCACGCCGTACAAATTCCGCTGGTGGAAGGAGTATTCGTCGCAGATCGGCAACTGGGGCGTGCACTATTTCGACCTGCTTCGCTGGGTCCTGGGCGAGGAGGCGCCGGTGTCCGTCGTGGCGCTTGGCGGCAAGTATGCCGTGGACGACGACCGCACCATCCCCGACACCATGCAGGTCGTCTACGAATTCGCATCGGGACGCTTGCTCATGTTCGGCCAGTATGAGGCGAACGGCGCGCCGGCCTTCTTGAAAGGTTCCGATATCGAGCTGCGCGGCGCGCTCGGCACGCTCTACGGCGGCGACCGCAGCTACGAGGTCGTGCCGGAGCGGGGCGGGCAATTCCAGGACGATGCGCCCCGCCTGGAGCCGCTGAAGCAGGCGGCCCCCGATCAGGGCGCCGACGTCACCACGTTGCACATGCGCAACTTCCTCGATTGCGTCAAGTCGCGGGAAAAACCGCTGGCCGACGTGGAAGAAGGCCACAAATCCGTCGTGTTCGCCCATCTGGGAAACATCGCGCTGGAGACGCGGTCCCGGATCGACTGGGACCCGCAGGCGGAGCGGATCGTGAACAACGAAGCGGCGAACGCGCTCCTGCATTACGAATACCGTTCGCCGTGGACATTGCGCTAG
- a CDS encoding nucleoside 2-deoxyribosyltransferase, producing MQQTRTVYLSGPIMDCAEAETKPWRQRAKERLAGRFIVLDPMRRSFRDNEIESANEIVDFDLQDVRDADILLVNYRKPSIGTAMEVFYAAHDLGKFVIAFSPAPFADLSPWMVKFCTRILPDLEAALAYIERHF from the coding sequence ATGCAGCAAACGCGGACAGTGTATTTGTCAGGGCCGATTATGGACTGCGCCGAGGCGGAGACAAAGCCGTGGCGCCAGCGGGCAAAGGAGCGGCTCGCGGGGCGGTTCATTGTGCTGGACCCGATGCGGCGCAGTTTTCGCGACAACGAGATTGAGAGCGCGAACGAGATTGTCGATTTTGACCTGCAGGACGTGCGCGACGCGGATATCCTGCTTGTGAATTACCGGAAGCCCTCGATCGGCACGGCGATGGAGGTCTTCTATGCGGCGCACGACCTTGGCAAGTTCGTGATCGCGTTCAGCCCGGCGCCCTTTGCCGATCTGTCCCCGTGGATGGTGAAGTTCTGCACGCGCATACTGCCGGATCTTGAGGCAGCCCTGGCCTACATCGAGCGGCATTTCTAA
- a CDS encoding radical SAM protein produces the protein MSQPAPMRSHLSRLYELAKIAYGSIPATLSRDGYAFPARHFLLELTRRCNLRCKMCQYIDFLENTPVRQQKEGELSTEEWRAVLDQIPRFSLVSFTGGELFVRPDFMELLRLACARTRTHFITNATMVTGEVADGIVALAPRHIGFRGVNVICVSIDGPPETHDRIRRIRDGFERTTQGLRAMRAARDAAGKKCPHLVVTTVIQEDNVRELHLLPPLFREMGADVVNFVPETRMLDLPGFGERDPRSYTRDEIIRPRIDPQVLREALERAEAAAAKAGIALRLPRMPREDLIHYYSGGMDLDGYRCSMPWNGYAVGCKGEIYSCWSYPLGNVRNMSLKEVWLGERARAFRGMCRKGAFEFCPGCCLVEKEGYH, from the coding sequence ATGAGTCAACCCGCCCCCATGCGGTCCCATCTGTCCCGGCTGTACGAACTGGCCAAGATCGCGTACGGCAGTATTCCCGCCACGTTATCCCGTGATGGGTACGCCTTTCCCGCGCGGCATTTCCTCCTGGAATTGACTCGCCGCTGTAACCTGCGCTGCAAGATGTGCCAGTACATCGATTTCCTCGAGAATACCCCGGTCAGGCAACAAAAAGAAGGCGAATTGAGCACCGAAGAATGGCGCGCAGTGCTGGACCAGATACCCCGGTTCAGCCTTGTCTCGTTCACGGGCGGCGAGTTGTTCGTGCGTCCCGACTTCATGGAACTCCTGCGCCTTGCCTGCGCCAGGACGCGCACGCACTTCATCACAAACGCCACCATGGTCACGGGCGAGGTCGCGGACGGCATTGTCGCGCTGGCGCCGCGGCATATCGGTTTCCGCGGTGTCAATGTCATCTGTGTGTCCATCGATGGCCCGCCAGAGACCCACGACCGTATCCGCCGCATTCGGGACGGATTCGAGCGGACGACCCAGGGGTTGCGCGCCATGCGCGCGGCCCGCGATGCCGCCGGCAAGAAGTGTCCCCATCTCGTTGTCACCACGGTCATTCAAGAGGACAACGTGCGGGAGCTGCACTTGCTGCCGCCGCTGTTCCGGGAAATGGGCGCGGACGTTGTCAATTTCGTGCCCGAAACGCGCATGCTCGACCTGCCGGGTTTCGGCGAACGGGATCCGCGCAGCTACACGCGCGACGAAATCATCCGCCCGCGGATTGACCCGCAGGTATTGCGAGAAGCCCTCGAACGGGCCGAAGCCGCCGCGGCCAAAGCCGGTATCGCCTTGCGCCTGCCGCGCATGCCGCGCGAAGACCTCATCCATTATTACAGCGGCGGCATGGACCTCGACGGTTACCGATGCAGCATGCCGTGGAACGGGTATGCCGTCGGGTGCAAGGGCGAAATCTACTCGTGCTGGAGCTACCCCCTGGGCAACGTGCGCAACATGTCCCTGAAAGAGGTCTGGCTCGGCGAACGGGCGCGCGCATTCCGCGGCATGTGCCGCAAAGGCGCCTTCGAGTTCTGCCCCGGCTGCTGCCTGGTTGAGAAAGAGGGCTACCACTGA
- the murB gene encoding UDP-N-acetylmuramate dehydrogenase, with translation METPPFEFAVRDYPLAPATLYNVGGPARLALVPRNDDECLAAYAWMLRQPDRKLILGGGSNVLIADEGFPGVVLFTTGLKRLERCGEHGYFIGSGHDLDFVVREIMLPNNYAGVGALTGIPGSVGGAIYMNAGTANGSTCQFLESVDILSPAGRAVIPLDPSRYAYRWQDFCAPGDVILGGGFRFQVASDDQRGIYDHYIQRRLEKQPQGHCCGSVFKNPPNDHAGRLIEACGLRGTRRGGAIISPKHANFIMNEDRASFDDVFGLIQLAQSRVRGQFGIELEPEVRIIR, from the coding sequence ATGGAAACACCTCCATTCGAATTCGCGGTGCGGGACTATCCCCTGGCGCCTGCAACACTGTACAACGTCGGCGGCCCGGCGCGGCTCGCGCTGGTGCCGCGCAACGACGACGAGTGTCTGGCTGCGTATGCTTGGATGCTGCGCCAGCCGGACCGCAAGCTGATTCTGGGCGGCGGCTCGAACGTGCTGATCGCGGACGAAGGGTTCCCCGGCGTCGTGCTGTTCACGACCGGCCTGAAACGGCTTGAGCGGTGCGGCGAACATGGTTATTTCATCGGGTCCGGCCACGACCTCGACTTCGTCGTTCGCGAAATCATGCTGCCCAACAACTACGCGGGTGTCGGCGCATTGACGGGCATACCGGGTTCCGTCGGCGGGGCCATTTACATGAATGCGGGCACGGCCAATGGCAGCACGTGCCAGTTCCTGGAGTCCGTGGATATTCTCAGCCCGGCCGGCCGCGCGGTCATCCCGCTGGACCCGTCGCGCTACGCGTACCGGTGGCAGGATTTCTGCGCGCCCGGCGACGTCATACTCGGCGGGGGGTTCCGCTTCCAGGTCGCCTCGGACGACCAGCGGGGCATCTACGACCATTACATCCAGCGGCGGCTCGAAAAACAGCCGCAAGGGCATTGCTGCGGCAGCGTGTTCAAGAATCCGCCGAATGACCATGCCGGCCGGCTCATCGAGGCGTGCGGGCTCAGAGGCACACGCCGCGGCGGCGCAATCATCAGCCCGAAACACGCGAATTTCATCATGAACGAAGACCGGGCCAGCTTCGACGACGTTTTTGGGCTGATTCAACTGGCGCAGTCGCGCGTCCGCGGGCAATTCGGCATTGAACTCGAACCCGAAGTCCGTATCATCCGTTGA
- a CDS encoding antitoxin encodes MSKTKLDKEERALQDSFERGEWHPLQDRDEELARHRLLARNTLRKDRRVNIRISSQELDALQRLASEDGIPHQTLMSSVLHRYATGRLAATRRRNG; translated from the coding sequence ATGAGCAAGACGAAATTGGACAAAGAAGAACGCGCGTTGCAGGACTCGTTCGAGCGTGGGGAATGGCATCCCTTGCAGGACCGCGACGAAGAACTCGCGCGGCACCGGCTCTTAGCGCGAAACACGCTGCGCAAGGACCGGCGTGTGAACATCCGCATCTCGTCGCAGGAATTGGACGCGCTGCAGCGCCTTGCTTCCGAGGACGGCATCCCCCATCAAACGCTGATGTCGAGCGTCTTGCACCGGTACGCCACGGGGCGTCTGGCGGCCACACGGCGGCGGAATGGATAA
- a CDS encoding AbrB/MazE/SpoVT family DNA-binding domain-containing protein, translated as MHTAKVFPNGRSQAVRLPKEFQFAADEVYVNRIGNVVVLFPREKGWETLVRSLELFSSDFMRDRGQARRAEARESL; from the coding sequence ATGCACACGGCGAAGGTCTTTCCAAACGGGCGCAGCCAAGCAGTACGCCTGCCCAAGGAGTTCCAGTTCGCGGCGGACGAGGTGTATGTCAATCGTATCGGCAACGTGGTGGTGCTGTTTCCGCGCGAGAAGGGCTGGGAAACGCTCGTGCGGAGTCTCGAACTGTTCAGCAGCGATTTCATGCGCGACCGAGGCCAGGCGCGGCGCGCTGAGGCCCGGGAATCGCTGTGA
- a CDS encoding type II toxin-antitoxin system VapC family toxin, with amino-acid sequence MRFMLDTNICIELIRGRGAKALRRLRRCRVGEVGISAITLAELEHGVEKSAKPEQNRLALHLFCAPIEVLPFDDAASVAYGQVRSRLERAGEVIGPMDLLIAAHALAERAALVTNNEREFRRVEGLRVQNWL; translated from the coding sequence ATCCGGTTCATGCTCGATACGAACATCTGCATCGAGCTGATCCGCGGGCGCGGCGCGAAGGCGCTTAGGCGGTTGCGGCGATGCAGGGTCGGTGAAGTGGGGATTTCCGCCATCACGCTGGCCGAACTGGAGCACGGCGTCGAAAAAAGCGCCAAACCGGAGCAGAACCGTCTTGCGCTGCACCTGTTTTGCGCGCCCATCGAGGTGCTGCCGTTCGACGACGCGGCGTCCGTCGCGTATGGACAGGTCCGGTCGCGCCTCGAACGCGCGGGCGAAGTGATTGGCCCCATGGACTTGCTGATTGCCGCGCACGCGCTGGCCGAGCGGGCCGCGCTCGTGACGAATAACGAGCGGGAATTCCGCCGGGTAGAGGGGCTTCGCGTGCAGAACTGGCTGTGA
- the proS gene encoding proline--tRNA ligase — protein sequence MRLSQLMGNRYKERPADAATESYAFLLRGGHARVLTNGIYALLPPGARVQRKIEAILRSAFETLGAQEIRMPSVRPRDGEEPYFEDRSGRALALSARNDAAVAALCRGELKSYTQLPFIVYAVGDVFRDGAARGGLLQARAFPLLEAYGFHAAQVSLLEAHTRFQEACLRAFARMGLPEAFAADADPGAEDAPAAHAFVLPCGAGEDVFVACESCGYRALRAAARGRVPGYPSAPLPLEKVHTPGMKTIKDVAACVGVETWQAAKAVLYDRDAEGRLVMLVIRGDIEANEAKLERLIGAEPVPASEERILACGATPGFATAMGLDPAKCRVIVDHSISESNNLVCGANEADWHYKNFNLARDLPGAATVDAALVPDGAVCIRCGGVLRHRPGIVLGSAAQIGTRFTGPLDVTFTDEQGGARTPLMGRCAVGVSRVLCAAVEAYHDKYGPKWAMSIAPWQAHLHALKANDPELRGAADRLYAAFEAAGIETLYDDRNLSPGVQFADADLIGAPIRLIVSGRHLANGQVEYKRRDTGETGTLGLDSAVDVVRQWVAAGMASG from the coding sequence ATGCGTCTGAGCCAGTTGATGGGGAACCGGTACAAGGAACGGCCCGCGGATGCCGCCACGGAGAGTTACGCGTTTCTGTTGCGCGGGGGCCATGCCCGGGTATTGACGAACGGCATCTATGCCCTGCTGCCGCCGGGCGCGCGCGTCCAGCGGAAGATCGAGGCCATACTGCGTTCGGCATTCGAGACGCTGGGCGCGCAGGAAATCCGGATGCCGTCCGTGCGTCCGCGTGACGGGGAAGAACCGTACTTCGAGGACCGGTCGGGCCGCGCATTGGCGCTGAGCGCACGAAATGATGCGGCCGTGGCCGCGTTGTGCCGGGGCGAACTCAAAAGCTACACGCAATTGCCCTTTATCGTCTATGCGGTTGGTGACGTGTTCCGCGACGGGGCCGCGCGCGGCGGCCTCCTCCAGGCGCGCGCGTTCCCGTTGCTCGAAGCGTACGGGTTTCACGCCGCGCAGGTGTCGTTGCTCGAAGCGCACACGCGTTTCCAGGAGGCATGTCTGCGTGCCTTCGCGCGGATGGGCCTGCCCGAGGCGTTCGCCGCGGATGCCGATCCCGGCGCGGAGGATGCTCCCGCCGCGCATGCCTTCGTCCTGCCCTGCGGCGCGGGCGAGGACGTGTTCGTCGCGTGCGAATCGTGCGGTTACCGCGCGTTACGCGCGGCGGCGCGGGGCCGCGTGCCGGGTTACCCGTCCGCGCCGCTGCCGCTCGAGAAGGTGCACACGCCCGGCATGAAGACCATCAAGGACGTCGCGGCCTGCGTCGGCGTGGAGACCTGGCAGGCGGCGAAGGCGGTGCTCTACGACCGCGACGCCGAGGGCCGCCTCGTGATGTTGGTCATCCGCGGTGACATCGAGGCGAACGAGGCAAAACTTGAGCGGCTGATCGGCGCGGAGCCCGTCCCCGCGAGCGAGGAGCGGATTCTCGCCTGCGGCGCGACGCCGGGCTTCGCCACGGCGATGGGCCTCGACCCCGCGAAATGCCGCGTGATTGTGGATCATTCCATCTCGGAATCGAACAATCTGGTCTGCGGCGCGAACGAGGCCGACTGGCACTACAAGAATTTCAATCTCGCACGTGACCTGCCCGGCGCGGCCACGGTTGATGCGGCGCTCGTGCCCGACGGCGCGGTTTGCATCCGTTGCGGCGGCGTGCTGCGGCACAGACCGGGTATCGTGCTCGGCAGCGCGGCGCAAATCGGGACGCGGTTCACAGGGCCGCTGGACGTGACCTTCACGGACGAGCAGGGCGGTGCGCGGACGCCGCTCATGGGCCGGTGCGCCGTCGGCGTGAGCCGGGTGCTCTGTGCCGCCGTGGAAGCGTATCACGACAAGTACGGCCCGAAATGGGCCATGTCCATTGCGCCGTGGCAGGCGCATCTGCACGCGCTCAAGGCGAACGACCCGGAACTGCGCGGGGCCGCGGACCGCCTGTACGCGGCGTTCGAGGCGGCGGGCATCGAGACGCTCTACGACGATCGCAACTTGTCGCCCGGCGTTCAATTCGCGGACGCCGACCTGATCGGCGCGCCGATACGGCTGATCGTGAGCGGGCGCCATCTCGCGAACGGGCAGGTCGAATACAAGCGGCGCGACACGGGCGAAACAGGCACGCTGGGGCTGGACTCCGCTGTGGACGTTGTCCGGCAATGGGTCGCGGCGGGCATGGCGTCGGGATAG
- a CDS encoding glycoside hydrolase has translation MLCLIPLCAEAGVDFLENGFREPPVEARTRCYWWWLNGNVTKEAITRDLEEMRAKGYGGALIFDADGSEQRGNQRAPAGPLFGSPAWRELFRHAVQEAARLGLELSLSIQSGWNLGGPDVTPEESAKQLAWSETVLHGPRTVRETLPVPEHRAGYYRDICVLSYPRKAAGARSEPIRDLDKKAAFHELGGSAPDCRPLLDDVPAVPGEEDARAGQVVELSDRFSREGILDWDVPEGDWTVLRFGYTVTGAQVSTSSGDWQGLVIDYMSTEILRAYWGRHVAPLLDEIGPLAGTTLKYLHTDSWECGGMNWTPGFAAQFERRRGYDPLPWLPVIAGRIIESRDASNRFLADFRRTIADNVAEQHYAVFAALARERGLGVHPESGGPHAGPFDALQCLGRSDVPMSEYWVPSPHRPTPDRRFFVKQAACAAHIYGKRVVAAEGFTSIGPHWNDILWQGAKPSFDHEACAGLNLTFIHTFTCSPAEMGLPGQEYFAGTHFNPNVTWWDKAGAVIGYLNRCQFLLQQGEFVADVCCYYGDHVPNLVRMKEDDPAGAMPGFDYDVINEEVLCSGLEVRDGRIVLPCGMEYRLLALPDHRVLSLAATRAAHALVRAGATVCGFKPERTASLAAYPDCEPERRALVEELWGAGEGETGEHACGPGRVVWGKSARTVLIEAGIAPDCAFAETAPGDFDYIHRRTGDTDIYFVANLRDREAVTRATFRVTGKLPEIWDPLDAAIRDAGAFRQADGSTTLPLAFAPYGSCFIVFRRPTLEDTQGNAERNFPSYAPIAAIDGPWTVHFDPEWGAPESVVFDQLVSWTERPEAGIRFYSGAATYEKILHIAPEMLENGARLSIDLGDFRHMAAVRLNGVDLGVVWAPPFRVDIASAAKPGEYALEIEVVNNWTNRLVGDAALPAGQRRTWTNIQQVTAATPLAPSGLFGPVRLLRVQNQ, from the coding sequence CTGCTCTGCCTCATCCCTCTGTGCGCCGAAGCCGGGGTCGATTTCCTCGAAAACGGTTTTCGCGAACCGCCTGTCGAGGCGCGCACGCGCTGCTACTGGTGGTGGCTGAACGGCAACGTCACCAAAGAGGCGATCACGCGCGATCTCGAAGAGATGCGGGCGAAGGGCTATGGCGGCGCCCTGATCTTCGACGCTGACGGATCGGAGCAGCGCGGGAACCAGCGCGCGCCCGCCGGGCCCCTGTTCGGCTCGCCCGCGTGGCGCGAACTGTTCCGGCACGCCGTACAAGAAGCGGCCCGGCTTGGCCTGGAACTCAGCCTGAGTATTCAGAGCGGCTGGAACCTCGGCGGGCCGGATGTCACGCCGGAGGAGTCCGCCAAGCAACTCGCGTGGTCCGAAACAGTATTGCACGGCCCTCGCACGGTGCGGGAAACGCTGCCGGTCCCCGAACATCGCGCGGGTTACTATCGCGACATCTGCGTGTTGTCGTATCCCCGGAAAGCGGCGGGCGCCCGAAGTGAACCGATTCGCGACCTCGACAAGAAAGCCGCGTTTCACGAACTGGGCGGTTCCGCGCCGGATTGCCGCCCGCTGCTCGACGACGTCCCCGCCGTGCCCGGAGAAGAAGACGCGCGCGCCGGCCAAGTCGTAGAACTCTCTGACCGATTCTCGCGTGAGGGCATACTGGACTGGGACGTGCCCGAGGGCGACTGGACCGTGCTCCGCTTCGGCTACACGGTCACGGGCGCGCAGGTGTCCACGTCGAGCGGGGACTGGCAGGGTCTCGTGATCGATTACATGAGCACGGAGATCCTGCGCGCATACTGGGGCCGCCACGTAGCGCCGCTGCTGGACGAAATCGGACCGCTGGCCGGGACTACGCTGAAATACCTGCACACGGACAGCTGGGAATGCGGCGGCATGAATTGGACGCCCGGTTTCGCGGCGCAATTCGAGCGGCGGCGCGGCTATGATCCCCTGCCTTGGCTGCCGGTGATTGCGGGCCGGATCATCGAGAGCCGCGACGCGAGCAACCGGTTTCTGGCGGACTTCCGGCGGACCATCGCGGACAACGTCGCGGAGCAGCACTACGCCGTCTTCGCCGCACTGGCGCGCGAGCGCGGTCTTGGCGTGCATCCGGAGTCGGGCGGGCCGCACGCGGGACCCTTTGACGCGCTGCAATGCCTGGGCCGCAGCGACGTGCCCATGAGCGAGTACTGGGTCCCTTCGCCGCACCGGCCCACGCCGGACCGGCGCTTCTTCGTGAAGCAGGCCGCATGCGCCGCGCACATCTACGGCAAGCGAGTCGTCGCGGCGGAAGGGTTCACCTCCATTGGCCCGCATTGGAACGACATCCTGTGGCAGGGCGCGAAGCCGAGTTTCGATCACGAGGCGTGCGCGGGGCTTAACCTGACGTTCATCCACACGTTTACCTGCTCGCCTGCCGAAATGGGCCTGCCGGGCCAGGAGTATTTCGCGGGCACCCATTTCAATCCGAACGTGACCTGGTGGGACAAGGCGGGCGCGGTGATCGGCTATCTGAACCGGTGCCAGTTCCTGCTGCAACAGGGGGAATTCGTCGCGGACGTGTGCTGCTACTACGGCGATCACGTTCCGAATCTCGTGCGGATGAAGGAAGACGACCCGGCAGGCGCGATGCCCGGATTCGATTACGACGTGATCAATGAAGAAGTGCTTTGTTCCGGCCTCGAAGTACGGGACGGGCGTATCGTGCTGCCATGCGGGATGGAATACCGGCTGCTCGCGCTGCCCGATCATCGCGTGCTCTCGCTCGCCGCGACGCGCGCGGCACACGCGCTGGTGCGCGCGGGCGCGACGGTCTGCGGATTCAAGCCGGAGCGCACGGCGAGTCTCGCGGCGTACCCGGACTGCGAGCCGGAACGCCGCGCACTCGTGGAGGAGTTGTGGGGCGCGGGCGAAGGCGAAACGGGCGAACACGCGTGCGGCCCCGGCAGGGTCGTCTGGGGCAAATCAGCGCGAACAGTGTTGATCGAGGCTGGAATTGCGCCCGATTGCGCATTCGCGGAGACCGCGCCCGGCGATTTCGACTACATACACCGCCGGACAGGGGATACTGACATCTATTTCGTCGCGAACCTCCGGGATCGCGAGGCGGTTACGCGGGCGACCTTCCGCGTCACCGGGAAACTGCCGGAAATCTGGGACCCGCTCGATGCGGCGATCCGCGATGCCGGGGCGTTCCGGCAGGCTGACGGCAGCACTACGCTGCCGTTGGCATTCGCGCCTTACGGTTCCTGCTTCATCGTGTTTCGCAGGCCGACCCTCGAGGATACACAGGGCAACGCCGAACGGAATTTCCCATCGTATGCGCCCATCGCCGCCATCGACGGCCCATGGACCGTTCATTTCGACCCCGAATGGGGCGCCCCTGAATCCGTCGTCTTCGACCAACTGGTCAGTTGGACGGAACGGCCTGAGGCGGGCATACGCTTCTATTCCGGCGCGGCTACCTACGAGAAGATACTGCACATCGCTCCGGAAATGCTCGAGAACGGCGCGCGGTTGTCAATCGACTTGGGCGATTTCCGGCATATGGCCGCGGTTCGTCTCAACGGTGTCGATCTGGGCGTGGTCTGGGCACCGCCGTTCCGCGTCGATATTGCGAGCGCGGCGAAACCCGGCGAGTACGCGCTCGAAATCGAGGTCGTCAACAACTGGACAAACCGGCTTGTCGGCGATGCCGCGTTGCCTGCCGGTCAACGGCGCACGTGGACAAATATCCAGCAGGTAACGGCGGCGACGCCGCTCGCGCCGTCCGGGTTGTTCGGTCCGGTGCGGCTGCTGCGCGTGCAAAATCAGTAA